The sequence AAAGAGGGCATCCGGGGCACGATCTATTCGCACCCGATCGGGGTGCATGGTCACGCGGCAGGCCCCACCATCGGGCTGTGGGATCAGCAGAAAGGCGTGGCCGGCTCGGGCGATTACCCGTTGCAGGCCAACACGGCCTATTCGATCGAGCTAAACGCAGCCGTGGAAATTCCCGAATGGAAAAAGATGGTCCGGATTATGCTCGAAGAAGACGGCTTCTTCGATGGGAAGTCGTTCCGTTACATCGACGGCCGCCAAACCGAGATCTACACCATCCCCCGCACACTCGGGTACGTTCGGTAAAAAAGCATGGGGCGTGGGGCCGGGGCATGAGGTTTATTGGCGCCTTACCCCACGCCCCCGGTCCCACGTCCTACGCTATGACAAACAAACGAACTGAGATACTCGCCGGGGTGTCGACTTTTTTGGCTACGATGTACATCATCGTGGTGAATCCGGCTATTCTGAGCCAGGCGGGGCTGCCGTTTTCGGGGGTGCTCACCGCCACGGTGCTGCTGTCGTTTCTGAGCAGCCTGATGATGGGTCTGTACGCCCGTAACCCACTCGTGGTGGCCCCTGGTATGGGCCTCAACGCCTTTTTTACGTTTACTGCTGTCAAGGGCATGGGCATTTCGCCTGAGGTGGCGTTGGGGGCGGTGTTCTGGGCGGGTGTGCTGTTTCTGGTGCTGTCGCTGCTGAACGTGCGGTCGGCGTTGGTACGGCTCATCCCCAAACCCCTGCGCTACGCCATCTCGGCGGGTATTGGCCTGTTTATCTCGCTGATCGGGTTTGAAAATGCCCATTTTATCGTGGCAAACCCGGTTACGCTCGTGAGTGCAGCCCACCTGACCGACCCCGCCGTACTAACGTTTGTGCTGGGGCTGCTGCTGACGGCGGTGCTGCTCATCAGGAACGTACCTGGCGCCATTGTCTTGGGCATTGTGGTGACCACGCTGGCTGCGCTGCCCATTGGCCGCTGGTGGGGTGGCGAGGTGCCGCTGGTGCAGTGGCAGGGCCTGATCGCCGCCCCCGATTTTTCGCTGCTGGGTCGGCTCGATCTGGTAGGGGCGCTGCGCTGGACGCTCTGGCCCGTCATTTTCGCCTTCGTTTTCACCGATCTGTTCGACAGCATCAGCACGTTTGTGGGCGTGGCCGAAGCCGCCAACCTCACCGACGAGCAGGGCGAGCCTCTCCGCCTGAACCGCTCGCTGCTCACCGACGCCGTGGCCACCACGCTGGCCGGTCTGCTGGGTACAAGCCCTGGCACGGCTTATATCGAATCGGCGGTGGGCATTGCACAGGGGGGGCGGACCGGCCTGACGGCCATTGTGGCGGGGTCGCTGTTTCTGCCCTTCCTGTTTCTGTCGCCGCTATTGTCGGTGATTCCGGGCATCGCGACCGCCCCGGCGCTGGTGCTGGTGGGGGCGTTTATGATGAAACCCATTCTCAAAATTGACTGGGACCGGCTCGACGAGGCGCTGCCTGCGTTTCTGGCGCTGGTCCTGATTCCATTCAGTTACAGCATCACCACCGGCATTGTGTGGGGCTTTTTGTCGTGGACCATCGTGCGGCTGTTTACGGGGCGGGTTCGTGAGATTCCCGCCGGGCTATGGCTGGTCGATGCGCTCTGCGTCTTGTCGCTGCTGAGTTAACACATACAACCTATATACCATGAATCGAGTACTCATTCGGGTGTTTGCCCTTTGGCTTTGTCTTGCCCTGACGCATTTGGTGCAGGCTCAACT comes from Fibrella aestuarina BUZ 2 and encodes:
- a CDS encoding NCS2 family permease; this translates as MTNKRTEILAGVSTFLATMYIIVVNPAILSQAGLPFSGVLTATVLLSFLSSLMMGLYARNPLVVAPGMGLNAFFTFTAVKGMGISPEVALGAVFWAGVLFLVLSLLNVRSALVRLIPKPLRYAISAGIGLFISLIGFENAHFIVANPVTLVSAAHLTDPAVLTFVLGLLLTAVLLIRNVPGAIVLGIVVTTLAALPIGRWWGGEVPLVQWQGLIAAPDFSLLGRLDLVGALRWTLWPVIFAFVFTDLFDSISTFVGVAEAANLTDEQGEPLRLNRSLLTDAVATTLAGLLGTSPGTAYIESAVGIAQGGRTGLTAIVAGSLFLPFLFLSPLLSVIPGIATAPALVLVGAFMMKPILKIDWDRLDEALPAFLALVLIPFSYSITTGIVWGFLSWTIVRLFTGRVREIPAGLWLVDALCVLSLLS